CAACCACTATTTCACTCTTCTTTAAACAACGCCGTACTCAAATATCTTTCTCCAGTATCCGGAGCAACTACCACTACTCTTTTTCCTTTTCCTAATTTTTTGGCCATCTGTAAAGCCGCATTCACCGCCGCACCACTGGAGATACCAACTAAAATACCTTCCTGGCTTGCAAGCTTCCTCGCAGTTATAAATGCGTCTTCATCGGCAATTTTTATTACTTCATCTATAATATTTTTATTAAGCACCTCAGGTATAAAGCCGGCACCGATACCTTGAAGCTTATGGGGGCCCGGTTTGCCTCCGGAAATAACCGGTGAAGCTTCCGGTTCCACTGCAATTACTTTAATTGATGGAATTTTTTCTTTTAATACTTCTCCAACCCCGGTTAAAGTACCGCCGGTACCAACTCCGGCTACAAATGCATCAATATTTCCTTCTGTCTGTGTCAAAATCTCTACTGCAGTTGTCCTTCTATGAACATCCGGATTTGCAGCATTTCTAAACTGCTGAGGCATAAAATAACCGGAATTTTGACTAACCAGCTCTTCCGCTTTTGCAATAGCACCCCTCATGCCTTCTGCGCCAGGAGTAAGTACCAGTTCTGCTCCATAAGCCTTTAAGAGATTTCTTCTCTCAATACTCATTGTATCCGGCATAACAAGTATTACCCTATATCCTTTTGACGCACCTACCATTGCAAGACCTATACCTGTATTACCACTGGTAGGTTCTACAATCGTAGAACCAGGCTTAAGTAGTCCTTTATTTTCTGCATCTATTATCATATTCAAGGCAATTCTGTCTTTCACACTGCTTCCGGGATTAAAAGATTCTAATTTTACCAATACTTCCGCACTATCTTCATCTACCAGACGGTTTAACCTCACCATAGGCGTTTGACCTATTAGTTCATAAATATAATTTGCAACACGCATCTTTATACCTCCCCTTATCATACATAATTTAATGCAACCAGTACACAAGCTTGAACAGTGTTAATCCCTTTTTCTTCTGCAAGCTTCAATAGTTCATCATTTACTGTACCAGGTTGAAGCCATATATTTTTTATCCCTAATCTTGCTGCTTCTTCCACTACTTTGATTCCATGTCTTGGCGCTACCACCATATCAATTACGTCCGGAACTTCAGGTAATTCGCTCAAGTTTGAATAGCACTTATCTCCTTCGACCTCTGAATAATTCGGATTTACAGGATATACTTTATATCCCCGGCTTTTAAGTTTCTGATAGATCTTGTAGCCATACTTCTCCTGATTTTCAGTAGCTCCAACCACTGCCCAGGTTTTCATTTTCAAAAGTTCTTCTTCTCTCATAGTTACCACCTCGTTATTTAGCATTTTAATTTAACGCATTGTGCTATATAGTTCACAGTTCTCAGTTCACAGTAGTAAACGATTTAATAGCTTTTACTGTGAACCGTGAACTTATTGACTTTATCTGCTATGTAAAATCATTATCAGTAAATATATAGCTAAATTATATTCCAATCACTGAGTTTCAAGGCTAAGAGCCTGTAGAAGATAACAATTTTCCTTTTTCATCAATAGCAATATATTTTGTCGCTACTTTACTTATATTTACCCTTCCGTTAGTAATATCAATCATATTTTGGATAAACTGCTCCGATTGTTGAGCATTCACGAGAACAAATAATGTCACATCCTCTTGATATATGGTACCATCAATAATATGTCCGGAATTTACTATTTCATTCTGGATTTTACCTAACAAAGTATAATCTGTTTTTATTTTAATATTATCACAAAGCCTCATGTATATAATTCCCGCAGCAACCAAACCCTCTTTAGCACTTCTTCCATAGGCTCTGACAAGTCCTCCTGCTCCTAAAAGCGTACCTCCAAAATATCGCGTAACTACAACCACTACATCCTGCAGTTGTTCTTTTTTTATTACCTCAAGCGTAGGAATACCTGCCGTACCTGCCGGTTCTCCGTCATCACTATACCTTTGGATATTGTTATTGCCAATTACATATGCATAAACATTATGAGCAGCATCCCAGTACTTTGATTTTAGCTCATTAATAAAATCTACAGCCTCCTGCTCTGTAGTCACAGGTTTTACACTAGCAATAAAACGGGATTTCTTTTCTATTATTTCTGCCTGTCCATATTGATATACCGTTTTATACTCACACTGATGTTTATTGTCCACTATCTACTCCTCACTCCCCACTATGTATTCTTTTACCCTCCCAAACATTACTTCATCCACCAGTACATTCATTACAGTGCCCTCCTGTGTATATTCTTCCCTAAGAACATCACATTTTTCATGAATCTGGGACACTATGCTTCCCACTGAATAAGGAACACATATTTTAACCTTTATCTTTTTTCCCGGAACAATATCGTCCATCAACTCCAGTAAATCATTTATGCCTTTTCCGGTTCGGGCAGATACTTCCACGCTGCCTTTAACCATCTGCCGATCCTGAGGCAAATGAATATCATCCTGCTTTAAATCTATTTTATTGTATACCATTATAATAGGCTTGCTCGCAGCACCTAATTCTTTTAATATATTGTTAACCACCAGTATATGCTGTTCTGCCACATCACTGCTGGAATCTACTACGTGTAGCAATACATCTGCCAATACTGCTTCTTCTAAAGTTGATTTAAAAGCCTCTATCAGACGGTGAGGAAGTTTTCTTATGAAACCTACAGTATCCACCAATAAAACTTTACGGTTATCTGAAAGTTCTATGCTCCTGACAGTAGGATCCAGTGTAGCAAACAGCTTGTCCTCTGCCAATACATCAGAATGGGCAAGGGCATTTAATAAAGATGATTTTCCTGCATTCGTATATCCAACTAAAGCAACAACAGGTATTCCTTCTTTCTTTCGCCTGCTTCTCAAAAGTTCCCTGTGTTTTTTAATGTCTTTTAATTCATCTTCAAGGTAGCTGATTCGTCTTTTAATATGTCTCCGGTCAGTTTCCAGCTTGGTTTCACCAGGACCACGGGTGCCTATTCCCCCTCCAAGTCTTGAAAGAGCAGATCCAACCCCAACTAATCTTGGCAGCATATATTTTAGTTGTGCCAGTTCTACCTGAATTTTTCCTTCTTTCGTAAGAGCCCGGGCTGCAAAGATATCCAGGATAAGTGTACTTCGGTCAATAACCTTGATACCTGTAATGTCTTCGAGATTGCGTACCTGTGACCCGGTCAGCTCATCGTCAAAAATAATGAGGTTAGCTCCCAAACTTTCGCAAACGGCTTTAATCTCCTTTACCTTGCCTTCACCAACATAGGTTGATGTTTCTATAAATGTCCTGTTCTGTAAAATGGCAGTCAATACCTCCGCCCCAGCCGTATCAGCCAGACGTGCAAGTTCTGCCAACGACTCTTCGGTGGTATCTTCCAAACTATTCCGATTTCCTGTATGTACTCCTACTAAAACCGCCCGCTCTTTTTTTTCTTGAGTTTCTATATATTCCATAGTACCTCCATTAATCTTGCATCTTCATTCTATTATATTTTAATATACTTTTGCAACAACTTATTCATTTCCATCCACTGCTTCAATATTTTACTCAAGTTCATGTCTATCGTCCAGAAAGCTACATCTTCTTTTGCATAAAGCTCACAGCTGCCTATGGGAGATTCGCCTAATCTCAAGACTACTTTGCCAATCTTTTGTCCTCTTTTAATGGGAGCAGTTAACTGCTCAGGGACGATAAATTCCCTTTCAATATTAGCTAATTCTGTATCATTCAGATGCATGCTGATTTCACCTTTATTTATTGCATAAACCTTTTCTTTCTTTCCCTTTACTACCGGGATGCTTATCATTTCCTGTCCATCGGGCAGGACAGTAATTAATGGAAAATTGGAAAAAACATAATTTAATATTTTACGGCTATCATTGGAACGGCTATATTTTGAATTTGCCCCAAGCACCACACTTATCACCTGCCATCCATCCCTTGTGGCAGAAGTAACCAGACATCTCCCTGCAGGCCCGGTATACCCGGTTTTCACCCCATCTGCCCCCTCATAGGAATGTAGCATTTCATTGGTATTTGTATATTCTTTCCCATTTTCCATTCCTTCACGGGGTACTACTTTTGATTTCGTTTTTACAACTTCTGCAAAAATAGGATTGGTAAGGCAGTACCGCGCGATTATTGCCAGGTCGTACGCTGTAGAATAATTATTTCTATCCAGACCATGAGGTGAGCCGTACTTTGTATTTTTTGCACCAATTTCAAGAGCCTTTTCATCCATCATTGCTACAAAGTTTTCAACATTTCCGGCTATATGTTCTGCTATTGCGATTGCTGCATCATTTCCGGATGGTAACATAAGGGCATATAATAAATATTCCAGCTTTATTTTCTCACCTACCTTCAAGTGGGCTTGAGAGCCGCCTACATATGCCGCCCTTTTACTTACCGTTACAATATCATTTAAATCTCCTTTTTCAATGGCTAATATTGCAGTCATCATCTTGGTAGTACTGGCCATTTGACGCCTGCTATAAGCATTTTTGCTATACAGTATTCTCCCATTAATTGTATCGATTGCCACTGCTGCTGGAGAAGATATTTTAGGAAGCTCGCTTTCACTCTGTTCTAAAACAGGTATTTCCTCAAAATCAAATTCCACGTCTTCGTCTTCTTGCGCTCTTATGATGTTTTGAAAAGAAAAAATGAATGCAATTATGATTATTATTGCTATGAAACGTTTATACCACAAAATCCACCACACCCTTACTTAACTTTACTTAAAACCTCAGGCAGGTTCAAAGTTATAATAAACCTACACCTTTATACATTTGTTATTCCTTTTATTAAGTTATTAGTTTTAAATTGATAATATAACTTAAAAAGTGTGGTGGTATTAAAAAAGCAACAAATACTTAACCTTTTAATCTTTCAATACAAACCGCAATGGGAGGATAGTTAATCTGATTTATAAAATGGTACATTAGCACACTGTACTTCCTGCAATCTAGTTCTCTTAGAAATCCCAAAACTGCATCTTTTTCCTCAAATCCGCTATCTCCTCCATAGTATATCACCAGCATTACAATTCCGTGAGGTACTATAAGCTCCAGACTTTTCTGAATTGCCATTATTGTCGTCTCAGGTCTGGTATGTATTTTATGGTCACCGCCAGGAAGATAACCGAGATTAAACATAACAGCCTTTATTCCTGCTTCCACATACCAGTCAATGTTTTCATGTCCATCTTTTATAAGTGTCACACGGTCCAGAACATTCTCATTTATTAGTTTTTCTCTTGTATTCTCAAGAGCTTTATCTTGTATGTCAAAGCAATAGACATGCCCACTATCTCCCACTAATTTGGCTAGAAACACGGTATCATTTCCATTCCCTGCAGTTGCATCTACCACAATATCTCCGGCACAGACTACCTTCTCAACAACTTCATGGGAGATGCCTAGGGAATTCTTAAGGACTCTCATTCTATTTTTCATCTCCTATAAATTTTATTCATCTATATGAAATGCACTAAAAACTTTACTATATATTACCTTATTTAGCCAGCCAAATCAATATGCAGCTTTATAATATCAACCTTGTAACATACTTTCAAGTTTTTTTGCATCATCTATAGGTGCCTGGCAAGCAAAGTTTTGACATACATAGGCAGTGGCTTTGTTATCTATGGACCGCTACCTTCTATATATTTACTGATAATGATTTTACATGGCAGATAAAGTAAATAAGTTCACAGTTCACGGTTCACAGTAAAAGCTATTAAATCGTTTACTACTGTGAACTGAGAACTGTTAACTGTGAACTAAGACACAGACAAAGGGACAGGTGCGTTATCTGCTAAGCTTTTTCTACAACATATAGACATAACAGACGATGTACCTGTCCCCCCGTCCTGTGTTTGCTAAAAAATGCGTCTGCTATTACATTTTTTCAATAAACTTTGGACAAAATAGCATTGGTGAAAGACCAGCTAATTAAAGTCAAGAGTTTTTAAGAAAAATTTTGAGAAATTTTTTTAGACTCCTGACGTTAATCAAAGGCATGACAACAAGACCACCTAAGTGAAGTAGACATAAAATAGCTGGTCTGAAATAATAAGTTGCTCTTTGAAAACTGAACATCAAGTACAAGTACTATTAAGCTGCTGTATGCTTTGCTGCAAGATTCTTCGCATGCTCTTGGGGGCTACGTAGCTGATAAGGCTTTCTATCCCTCAGAACAGCAAAAATATAATTAACAAGCTTACGCATAACAGCTCCCAAAGCTACTTTTTTAGGTTTGCTCCGGCACTTCTGTTGATAAAACTCCAGTAACACAGGGTTGCAAGCTGTCTTATCCCTCTTGGTACGGATATTGGCAAGAGCAATTGTAAAAAGCACCCTGCGAAGCAGCCTTGAACCCCTCTTAGACATCTTGTTACGTGTACCGGTAAACTCTCCGGACTGCATGACAGAGGGGTCAATGCCGAAATAAGCAACCAGCTTGCCCGGCTTTTTAAAGGCCGAAAAGTCGCCAATCTCCGCAAGAATGGTGGCAGCAGACAGAAGGCCTATGCCGGGAATGCTCTGCAAGAGTTCAAGCGTCAATGCAAGTACAGGCATGTCCTTTGCCAGGTCCTCATCAATCAGCTTATGGATGGCTTTAAGGACTTTCTCCAGGTTTTCCTCCAGGGTTCTGATCATGGAGATGTACACACCGAGCATGGCAATATTTGAGGAATTGTGAATGCTCAAAGGTTCAAAATCTCTGGCCTTGGAGACCAAAAGCTCATACTTTTCAGTTGCCCATTTAAGGCTTTTGTGGGACTTTTCCTGAATCATTGAAATCAGCTTGTTCCTGTCAGCCTTAAGAATATGGGCAGGCGTAGGATACTCCTCCAGGACTGCAAGAGCAGCCTTTGAAAAGATGTTGGGGAATACATCCTTAAAGTTTAGCATGAGTTGGTCAACAATACCCGTAAACCTGTTTTTGTAGGCAGTAAGCTCGTCAGAGAGCTTGTAGTACTGGCGGCAAAGGCTCCTTAAGCATTCAATATCCTCATCGAGGATATTAGTAGTTTTAAGCTCCTGAAATCTGTAGAGCAATGCAATTTTCCGGGCATCCACTTTATCATTTTTCACTTTTCTAATTCCAATATTTTTGATAGAATCAGTCTGGATGGGGTTTGTTACTGAAACCTCAAATCCAGCTTTACAAAGTGAATGGAAAAGGATTTTGTGATAGTGCCCGGTGGATTCCATGACGACGAAAGGCCTTGAATCAAAGTCCTTTTCCGTTTTTTTCAGCAATTCAACGGCTCTTTCAACGTCGGTACTGGAATCATGGCGAATCTTCATGCGGGCAATTACTTCATTGGATGGAGAAAGAATCGCCATCTCACTGAAGAACTTGCCCACATCAATGCCTGCAATGGGTCTGAAATTCATTAAAAATGCCTCCTTTACAAGATTGATGGACTTAAAAGCCTCCATTCCTTCCCATGTAAGCAAACAACCTTGCATGTGACACGAGGAACCAGCTTATTAGCTGGCCTCAACCAGCCAAATCATGTAGACTTACCGGAATGGATAAATACTCTTTCACACGGGTAATCGGCCCGCTAAGGTCCGTCCCAGGAGGTGATACACACACCTTCCAAGTCCGGAAGATATTATACATGATTTTCAAGGTTCAGGCCAACAGGTGCTGGCATAATGGCTAAGATGTGAAGCCGTATGATGTGCTTGATGTTTAGAAAAGTATGAAGTTTGAAGTGTTATGTTAACAATGATTTTTAATGGGTCGAACAGTGGCTTCGGTCACTGATTTAATACAATATTAATTGTACAAGCGAGGTGATAATATGACAGTACAAAGTGACTTGCAAAAAGCAATAGCATCCTGCGAGGCTGCCAAAGGAAGTTATGCAATGATGGCTCAATCAACTGAGGACCCGCAGGCAAAGCAGATGTTTAATAGTATGAAAGCTGATATTGATAGGCATATTCAATATTTAAACGGCAGGTTAAGTTACTTAAACCAGAATAATGATTTAAATAAAAAGAAGCAGTAGAAGTGATCAAGGGCGGCTAATATATGCCGCTCTTTAATTAATAAATAATTGGTCTCCTTCTTTCGTATTTGTCCGGCTGATGGTACCCGCAGGCAGTTCCAGCACCCTGACGGCTGTTTTTACCATTGGGCTAACCCGGTTGGGTTGAAGATTTTGAATTGTATGTACGATTGTGTTATCTCTCGAAATAAAGACAACATCCAGCGGAAATCTCATCCCAAAGGTATGTACCATATTACAGGGCATCAATATCAGACCCTCGCCTTCATCCAGTTCTTTTCTAAACATTAATCCTTTTAATCTGGACATAAACGTTTTTGCCAGTTTTGCTCTATCAGCCAAAATAAGATTATTATTAAAATTTTTAATTAGCATCAGGATTCACCCTCTATTTTTGTATCTTTTAAAAATCTTAACTCTTCTGTTATTAAATAAAAATACACTCTTATTTTTTAAAAGTATCAATCAACCTTATAACTACAGGTCCTAAAAGTACAGTAAAAATTGTAGGAAAGATAAAAAATACCATTGGTAAAAGCATCTTTATTGGGGCTTTCATCGCTTTTTCCTGTGCCCTTTGACGCCTCCGCAATCTCATCTGGTCTGATTGGATTCTTAATACATTGCCTATGCTAACCCCTAATTGATCCGCCTGGATTACTGATGCTATAAAAGTAGTAACATCTATCACAGCTACTCTCGCACTCATGTTTCTAAGTGCATCCCTTCTTGGCTTTCCCATTTTTATTTCCTGGAGAACCTTGTCAAATTCCTTGGCCAATACTCCCGGCATCTTTTCCACAACTTTCCCTAACGCTGCATCAAAACCAAGCCCTGCTTCTACACTAACCGTTAACAAGTCAAGAATATCCGGAAGGGTCTTTATAATTTCTTTTTGCCTTTGTTGAATCTTGGATATTAGTATAAGGTTAGGCCCCAGAATTCCTATCAAAACTTCTATTCCGGTGATTAAAGCCATCCTTTGGAATTCCGCTTTAAAGGCAATTCCGATTAAAATTGAACCTAATGGTACTAATACAGTTAGAAAAGCCTGCAAACTGAGCCACTCGTTTATTCCGAAATTATATGGAGTTCCTGCCGCAATAATTTTATTTTCATAATTGTTAATGATTTCTTTAGGGGTAACTCTTATCAGAAATGCTGCCAGCTGTTTTAGCATCGGTTGTACCACCCTTGTATGAAAAGGCTTTGCCAATTCTCCCTCTTCAGCATCTGAACTTTCGTTCATAGCTATTTTGTTGAGTCTTTGTGCTATAATCATTTTATTATTCCTGGAAAAGCTGTAAATTGCAAGTATAATTACAAATGTTGTAACAAATGAAAAGAATAAAATTAATAACATTTGCATTTCCTCACCCCCTCAGACTTCAATTTTTACTATTTGATTTATAAAATAGATCCCTAACAATTCCATAATAATGGATATGCCTACCATCATAAGTCCTAATTTACTGGTAAAAAGTACCCCAATATGCTTCGGGTTAATAAGTGCTAAAACTACACCCATGGCCGGTGGAAGAATAGAAATGATAAGCCCGGACATCCGGCCCTGTGCAGTAAGGGTCTTTACTTCTCCTTTTATTCGGACCCTCTCCCGGATAGTTTCAGAAATATTATCCAATATTTCTGCGAGATTTCCTCCTACCTGTCTCTGAATCAATATGGCAGTAATCATCAATTCCAGATCATCGCTTTCAACTCTCTTCACAAGATTTTCCAGAGCATATTCTGTTGAAAGTCCAAGATTAATCTCTTTTTTTACCTGTGCGAATTCTTCTGCTATGCTTCCTGACATTTCGGTTGAAGTTGCATCAATTGCTTGAAAAAAACTATAGCCTGCCTTCAAGGAATTTGAAATTAATGAAATTGCATCTCCCAATTGGTCATTGAGCAGCTTAATTCTTTTCTTTTTTTTCGATTTTACAAATAATATAGGCAAGTACCACCCTATTGTGCCCAGAGTCAGCCCGGTTATAATACTTTTTGAAACTATGAAAAACACAATCATGAAGGTAATTGCGCTGATAATGCATAGCGTAATAAACTCTTCACCTTTAAGAGGTATATGTGCTTTTATAAGCTGGGCCTGAATGTTCTTCTTATAACTGCTAAATATTCCCAGGTTTCCAATTTCTTTTCCCGAAGATAATAAATTTTTTATAATCCTGTTAAAATTTCGCTTTTCCTGACCTTCTTGAGCTTGGTCCACATTTACATACTTTTCTACCCGATTGATTAACTTCTTTCTAAATATGAAGATATTCACTACACTGTAACCGGCTAATAGTACAGTAATAAACGCAAAAAAAACAATAAGGTATAGCATTATTCCACCTCTATTATGGGGTAAGTTTATATTTTTTTACTTAAGAACAAATCTGAAGGTAATTTGACGCCTACACTTTCCAATTTTTCAAAAAACCTAGGCTTTATGCCTGTAGGCATAAATTCACCAAGAATTTTTCCTTTTTCATCTCTGCCTTTTTGTTTAAATATGAATATGTCCTGGAGGGTAATTACATCTCCTTCCATTCCTGCTACCTCGGTAATATGCGTTATTTTTCTACTGCCATCCTTTAATCTCGATTGTTGAATAATCAAGTCAATTGCTGAGGCAATCTGTTCCCTTATTGCTCTTACAGGCAGGTCCATCCCGGCCATAAGTACCATTGTCTCCAGACGCGACAGCATATCCCTGGGAGAATTTGCATGACCGGTAGTCAATGAACCATCATGTCCTGTATTCATTGCCTGAAGCATATCTAAAGCTTCGCCTCCTCTTACCTCACCTACAACAATTCTGTCAGGACGCATACGCAAAGAGTTTTTAACCAGGTCTCTAATAGTAATTGCACCTTTTCCTTCAATATTAGGAGGGCGGGTTTCCAGGCGTATTACGTGCTCCTGGCTTAGTTGAAGCTCTGCTGCATCTTCAATAGTAACAATTCTTTCGTCCGGTGGAATAAAAGATGATAATACATTTAAAGTTGTGGTTTTACCGCTGCCCGTTCCTCCGGAAACTACAATATTTAATCTTGCTTCAACGCACGCTTTAATAAATATTGCCATATTAGCATCTAATGAATTGAAATTGATAAGATCCTTAATAGTAAAAGGCCTTTCGGAAAATTTTCTTATAGTAATAACCGGCCCGTCCAATGCCAGCGGAGGTATAATCGCATTTACACGAGACCCATTCGGAAGCCTGGCGTCCACCATGGGAGAACTTTCATCAATTCTTCTGCCTATAGGCGCAACAATCTTTTCTATTACATGCATCACATGCTCATCATCGCGAAAAGTGACATCACTTAAAACCAACTTGCCTTTTTGCTCTATATAGACCTGTTTTGGCCCATTAACCATAATTTCTGATACATCCGGGTTATGAATAAGACTGTTAATAGGTCCAAATCCAATGGTTTCATCAATAATTTCCGAAATAATTTTTTGCCGGTCATTTCTTGAAAGAGGTACGTTTTCTTCTGATAAAGCTTTTTCTACCAGTAAAGCAATCTTTTTTTCCAATTCCTGAGAATCTTCTCCATCTTCTATATCATCTGGATTTATTTCATTTACAATTCTGTCAAATATTTTCTTTTTAATATCACGAAAAGGATCTTTCTTCTCAAAATGGCCAATTTTTTTATTTTTCCCGGCAAAACCGGCGTCATTCATTTCTACAGCTTTCTCTTTTTCTAATCGTTGTAATAGTGACATATGTGTTTCACCTCTCACTATTTTCTTCACATTCCACAAACTATTTTAAAATCCCAATATTTTTTGGAAAAACGACTTTTGTTGTGAGATATGTTTCTTTTCATTTGTAAGATGATAACCAATTTCATATATACTTTTTGCTACTTTTGTTTCTGCCCTGGTCAGGACAAAAGGAAAGCCTTTATTAACCGAATTTATTACAGTTTGGTTATCCTCCGGAATACTGATCCATATTTTATTCTTGACAGTGTCTTCAAAATCTTTATATGTAATGCCAAACTGCTCTGATGCCTTATTTAAAACTATTTTGACTTTGGAATCGGAATAATGCAATGAGTCCATTACTTCAAGGCCGGATTTGACATTTTTAATGGTTGGCAGGTCCATAGTAGAAATAAATAATACTGCATCTGATGCGTCCAGTGCGGTCAAAGTAGTCTCATTAAAATTTTGTGCAGTATCTATAATGATATAGTGATAACTTGCTTTTAATACCTTTATAATCTTTTCTATATGCTGTGCAGTTACATATTCGGCATATTCCGGTTTTACCGGTGCCGGCAGCACTCTTACACCGGAAAAATGGGTTACAAGGTACTCTTCCATCAGCTCTTCATCCAGAATATTTATTTCTTTTATAAGTTCTGTTATGGTGGTCTTAATGGAAACATTTAAATGAATCGCCACATCACCAAAGAGTAAATCAAAATCAAGCAGTGCAACTCTTTTTTTAGTTTGCCGGGCGATGGTAACTGCCAGATTTGTAGCGATAGTAGTTTTACCTACTCCTCCCTTGGTACTAAAAATAGATATTATCTTTGAATTTATCTCACCTTTATCTCTCGGAACAGCACTTTTCTGTTTTCTTTTAGTTTCGAGATTGTAAGTTTTTACAATAGTATTAACCAATTCTTCTCCGGTAAAAGGCTTGGTAATATAATCTCTGGCTCCCGCAGTCATTGCTTTTCGCAGGTATTCCTGTTCTATTTGGACTGACATAATGACAATCGTAGTCTCAGGAACCTCCAGAGAAATTTCCTCTGTTGCCTTAATTCCATCCTTTACCGGCATATTAATGTCCATCAATATTATATCCGGTCGTACTTCCCGGACAAGAAAAACTGCGTCTTCTCCATTTTCTGCTTCCCCGACAACTTCTATCCTTTCATCAAAAGATAACAAGGTTTTAATATTCTCTCTAGTCTCTCTAACGTCATCGGCTATGATGACCTTTATTCTTTCATTCATTTTTCCCCTTCTTTCTATTAATATAATTCAATTTATGAATAAGATACTTTTTATTTGGGTAAAACTACTTTTCCCCTATCCGTTACCAGATCCTCCCTTATGACGCCTTGCGTTGAAACAATATCATGGTCACCTACACGGCGTAATGCCATTTTCAGTACACCCATTTCTTCACCGAGAGCTAGTCTTTCTGCCTCCTGCAAGGTTACGGCCAGGGTAACTGTCTTCGGTAATTCTGTTCTTGGTCCTTCCGGAACATCCTGCAACTGTCCCATCCCTAATACCAAAATATTTTGCAGTATCACTTTGGAAGTTCTGGGATATACAATTTTTTGCCGGTTATCTTCAATTTCATATTTATCAAAAGTTGCAAGGATATCTACGTAATCCCCCGGTCGAATAAAATCTCCTACCTCTGTAGCTTCGTTTACATTGATGGTTACAGCTCTTTTACCTTCAGGAACTGCATAAGATAAGAGAAGTTTTTCTTCACCAATCAATCTGTCCTTAAGTATCTGTTCACCCTGTATAATTCTGTCACTCGCCCTTTTCCCCATAACTTCATTGATATCCGTACACGCTTGTGCATTAGCATAGGATTTCAGCACTTTTTCAATTTTCACATCATTAGAGGAGATCTCTGCCCTTTTTTCTATAGTCTTTACTGCAACGACTACATTTGTATATTCAACATTATTCTCAGACTTCTTTATTCCTTGAAGGTATGAGTAGATCAAAAATGAAGTGACTAATGCCAATACAACTGCTAAAAGTAATATTTTTTTATTTCCTGCTTGCATGGGAGATTCCTCCTATTCTACTAATTTTACTGCGTATAGACCATAATCCCTACCTGTCCCGTCGCTATCACCCACTGTAATATTTTTTATAAATCGTCCAAGTACCTGCAA
This portion of the Petroclostridium xylanilyticum genome encodes:
- a CDS encoding response regulator encodes the protein MNERIKVIIADDVRETRENIKTLLSFDERIEVVGEAENGEDAVFLVREVRPDIILMDINMPVKDGIKATEEISLEVPETTIVIMSVQIEQEYLRKAMTAGARDYITKPFTGEELVNTIVKTYNLETKRKQKSAVPRDKGEINSKIISIFSTKGGVGKTTIATNLAVTIARQTKKRVALLDFDLLFGDVAIHLNVSIKTTITELIKEINILDEELMEEYLVTHFSGVRVLPAPVKPEYAEYVTAQHIEKIIKVLKASYHYIIIDTAQNFNETTLTALDASDAVLFISTMDLPTIKNVKSGLEVMDSLHYSDSKVKIVLNKASEQFGITYKDFEDTVKNKIWISIPEDNQTVINSVNKGFPFVLTRAETKVAKSIYEIGYHLTNEKKHISQQKSFFQKILGF
- the cpaB gene encoding Flp pilus assembly protein CpaB, with translation MQAGNKKILLLAVVLALVTSFLIYSYLQGIKKSENNVEYTNVVVAVKTIEKRAEISSNDVKIEKVLKSYANAQACTDINEVMGKRASDRIIQGEQILKDRLIGEEKLLLSYAVPEGKRAVTINVNEATEVGDFIRPGDYVDILATFDKYEIEDNRQKIVYPRTSKVILQNILVLGMGQLQDVPEGPRTELPKTVTLAVTLQEAERLALGEEMGVLKMALRRVGDHDIVSTQGVIREDLVTDRGKVVLPK